The Solibacillus daqui genome has a segment encoding these proteins:
- a CDS encoding iron ABC transporter substrate-binding protein produces the protein MKSKKFLSWKGISIYLTIILFLVIFIQMMDQNKRDEKEGQYLAEIEKAYLHLVDFQTYILNDEVQVDDNKHVLVMAQRDFQYQLSLFIDIFGNKEKGEVSLYDFYAEADKALQAFYDASTKEQQTAAHEQLLAIKQPLFTLIGDQK, from the coding sequence ATGAAGAGCAAAAAGTTTTTGTCATGGAAAGGTATTTCGATTTATTTAACGATTATTTTATTTTTAGTCATTTTCATTCAAATGATGGATCAAAATAAGCGTGATGAAAAAGAAGGGCAGTACTTAGCAGAAATCGAAAAGGCTTATTTACATCTTGTTGATTTTCAAACGTATATTTTAAATGATGAAGTGCAAGTAGATGACAACAAGCATGTATTAGTGATGGCGCAGAGGGATTTCCAATATCAGTTAAGCCTGTTTATCGATATTTTTGGTAATAAGGAAAAAGGTGAGGTTAGCTTGTATGACTTTTATGCTGAAGCAGACAAAGCGTTGCAAGCCTTTTATGACGCCTCTACAAAAGAGCAACAAACGGCTGCACACGAACAGCTACTTGCAATCAAACAGCCTCTATTTACACTGATTGGCGATCAAAAATAA
- a CDS encoding acyl-CoA dehydrogenase, which yields MNYTYENFAKDGTLTLLDPLFTLMLIFSALFVIIVLRFAINPKIMLFIGTFIILLSAQLFYISGILVDELNLSGSKNDFYMLIAIVVIQVICLVIAFVKSKKK from the coding sequence ATGAATTATACGTACGAAAACTTTGCCAAGGACGGTACTTTAACATTACTGGATCCATTATTCACATTGATGTTAATCTTCAGTGCACTATTTGTTATAATCGTACTGCGTTTTGCGATTAATCCAAAAATCATGCTATTTATTGGGACGTTTATCATCCTTCTAAGTGCACAGCTATTCTATATTTCAGGAATTTTAGTTGATGAATTGAACTTAAGCGGCTCAAAAAATGACTTTTATATGTTAATTGCCATAGTGGTAATTCAAGTTATTTGCTTAGTGATAGCGTTTGTCAAATCAAAGAAAAAATAA
- a CDS encoding response regulator transcription factor, producing MIKVVIADDHEMVRIGVAAYLSAQPDIEVIGEASNGQEAIEKALSLKPDIVLMDNVMPIKNGAQATAEILASWPQAKVMMVTSFIDDDKLYPALEAGAVSYILKTSNAKQIADAIRKTIAGETVLEPEATTKVMARMRGVAPALHDHLTEREMEVLQCMARGLANQEIAEELFIALKTVKTHVSNILSKLEVQDRTQAVVYAFQNGLVK from the coding sequence ATGATTAAAGTCGTCATTGCAGATGACCATGAAATGGTTCGAATTGGTGTAGCCGCTTACCTTTCTGCACAACCGGATATTGAAGTAATCGGAGAAGCATCGAATGGCCAAGAAGCGATAGAAAAAGCACTTTCCCTAAAGCCTGATATTGTGCTCATGGACAATGTCATGCCTATTAAAAATGGGGCACAAGCAACTGCCGAAATTTTAGCAAGCTGGCCGCAAGCAAAAGTGATGATGGTAACTAGCTTTATTGATGATGATAAGCTATATCCTGCGTTAGAAGCTGGTGCCGTAAGCTATATTTTAAAAACAAGTAATGCCAAGCAAATTGCCGATGCGATTCGTAAAACGATTGCAGGTGAAACGGTACTAGAACCCGAAGCAACAACAAAGGTCATGGCGCGTATGCGTGGAGTTGCCCCTGCATTACATGACCATTTAACAGAGCGCGAAATGGAAGTATTGCAATGTATGGCGCGCGGTTTAGCGAATCAAGAAATTGCCGAGGAATTATTTATTGCCTTAAAAACGGTAAAAACACATGTTAGTAATATTTTAAGTAAATTAGAAGTTCAAGACCGCACCCAGGCTGTTGTCTATGCGTTCCAAAATGGACTTGTAAAATAA
- a CDS encoding sensor histidine kinase — protein MIAFLVRLTILLLLFLSFAFNILIFLYGAPQEDTWRFLIDNREFDLPLAAIMVIVAASFSFFIAIWMTIAVKLKENQTTRLVKKVAQPDFPQKVKHANSSLKKALHDANELIETQRSSLQRLASEKVETNDAIVQERLLAERQRLARELHDSVSQQLFAASMLLSALTEQEANEHSQKQLAQVEKVVQQAQLEMRALLLHLRPVALRNKSLAEGLEDLIVELQEKVYFNIDYQIEEITLGKAEEDHLFRIAQEALSNTLRHAKANEVELLFISRDDLAILRIQDNGLGFDNDGDKTSSYGLRNIAERAVEIGCSYKIVSVPNKGTIVEVKVPLKKEEQTND, from the coding sequence ATGATTGCCTTTTTAGTCCGCTTAACGATTCTCTTATTACTTTTTCTATCTTTCGCATTCAATATTTTAATTTTTTTATACGGCGCACCGCAGGAGGATACATGGCGCTTTTTAATAGATAATCGCGAATTTGATCTGCCTCTCGCTGCAATAATGGTCATTGTCGCAGCAAGCTTTAGCTTTTTTATTGCCATTTGGATGACTATTGCCGTAAAACTAAAGGAAAATCAAACGACACGTCTTGTCAAAAAAGTGGCACAGCCAGATTTTCCTCAAAAAGTAAAACATGCAAATAGCTCTCTAAAAAAAGCATTGCATGATGCAAACGAACTGATCGAAACACAGCGTTCATCATTACAGCGCCTAGCAAGTGAAAAGGTAGAAACAAACGATGCGATTGTTCAAGAACGCCTACTTGCCGAGCGCCAGCGTTTAGCACGTGAACTACACGACTCTGTATCACAGCAGCTTTTTGCGGCATCCATGCTTCTATCTGCATTAACTGAGCAAGAAGCTAACGAACATTCACAAAAACAGCTAGCCCAAGTCGAGAAAGTCGTACAGCAAGCCCAACTTGAAATGCGCGCGTTGCTGTTACATCTACGCCCTGTCGCACTGCGCAATAAAAGCTTGGCAGAAGGATTAGAGGATTTAATTGTTGAGCTTCAAGAAAAAGTGTACTTTAATATTGACTATCAAATCGAAGAAATTACACTAGGAAAAGCCGAAGAAGACCATCTTTTCCGCATCGCCCAAGAAGCATTATCCAATACGCTACGTCATGCAAAAGCGAACGAAGTCGAGCTATTATTTATTTCGCGTGACGACTTAGCCATTTTACGCATTCAAGATAACGGCCTTGGCTTCGATAATGACGGTGATAAAACCTCCTCTTACGGCCTACGCAATATCGCAGAGCGTGCGGTAGAAATTGGTTGTTCGTATAAAATTGTATCCGTTCCAAACAAGGGGACAATTGTTGAAGTAAAAGTTCCATTAAAGAAGGAGGAACAAACAAATGATTAA
- the liaF gene encoding cell wall-active antibiotics response protein LiaF: MPKITTDHLAIIVICFALVVLIELTLFNNGTVFLLIIGAALLYFSFKKKKQYLLWAGLFFLFLAVINIWTLRLLIIGTLIFLLYQYLTKKEQVLEIKKHITSIAQQNQLIGTTNAPTESYQWQDVHIQRFIGDITIDATETILPPGKSLIVIQQSLGKIRIVVPYEVTVQLNYSTLYGQATCFSYAPKQCVNEQLQFDDGPQDAKRILVIYVTTWIGDVEVQRA, encoded by the coding sequence ATGCCGAAGATTACAACCGATCACCTTGCTATCATTGTGATTTGCTTTGCCCTTGTCGTGTTAATCGAATTGACATTATTCAATAATGGTACGGTGTTTTTACTGATTATTGGTGCAGCCCTATTGTATTTTAGCTTTAAAAAGAAAAAGCAATACTTACTATGGGCTGGACTTTTCTTTTTATTTTTAGCTGTCATTAACATTTGGACATTGCGCCTACTGATTATTGGTACTCTAATTTTTTTACTGTATCAATATTTAACGAAAAAAGAGCAAGTACTAGAAATCAAAAAACATATAACGTCTATTGCGCAGCAAAATCAGTTAATCGGTACTACAAATGCACCAACAGAAAGCTATCAGTGGCAGGATGTGCATATACAACGTTTTATTGGAGATATAACAATTGATGCGACTGAAACCATTTTACCACCTGGAAAGTCGCTTATCGTCATTCAGCAGTCACTTGGTAAAATTCGTATTGTCGTCCCCTACGAAGTAACCGTTCAATTGAATTATTCAACACTATACGGCCAAGCGACATGTTTCAGCTATGCACCAAAACAATGTGTGAATGAGCAATTACAATTTGACGACGGCCCACAAGATGCAAAACGTATACTTGTCATCTATGTGACTACTTGGATTGGGGATGTGGAGGTGCAACGCGCATGA
- a CDS encoding PspA/IM30 family protein — MKNLLTKFKYSIQADLHELFDKKVEKNPIKMLNQYIREAEKQTEETGKLLARQGQLKKELEVQFSQTIDMLEKRESQLTIAQSTEEAELIAFAQDEVAAYTTRKQALLTSIDAANNEYFALERKFETMKHKIKDMKVRQLQLMGKENVVRANYQMDKVLTTNNADNFDELSSYIDDLSQNIERKYEVTSFEARLAQLEKEQKLIDQPK; from the coding sequence ATGAAAAATTTATTAACAAAGTTCAAATACTCAATTCAAGCAGACTTACACGAATTATTCGATAAGAAGGTAGAAAAAAATCCAATCAAAATGTTAAACCAATACATTCGTGAAGCAGAGAAACAAACAGAAGAAACAGGTAAATTACTGGCACGCCAAGGTCAACTGAAAAAAGAGTTAGAAGTACAATTTTCACAAACAATTGATATGCTTGAAAAACGCGAATCACAATTAACAATTGCACAAAGCACAGAAGAAGCTGAATTAATTGCCTTTGCACAAGATGAAGTAGCTGCCTATACTACACGCAAACAAGCATTACTAACAAGTATTGATGCAGCAAACAACGAATACTTCGCACTTGAGCGTAAATTCGAAACAATGAAGCATAAAATTAAAGACATGAAAGTACGCCAACTGCAATTAATGGGTAAAGAAAATGTCGTACGTGCCAACTATCAAATGGATAAAGTGTTAACAACAAATAATGCCGATAATTTTGATGAGCTATCAAGCTATATTGACGACTTATCACAAAACATCGAGCGTAAATATGAAGTCACATCATTTGAAGCGCGTTTAGCACAATTAGAAAAAGAGCAAAAACTAATCGATCAACCAAAATAA
- a CDS encoding ABC transporter permease: MKKFFLYSAGFVAAIIAFGLLAPVAGLLVSGLLLAAGLHYYTESTSTFGKVMSLVVALAGLISALSNIPGFIGLVAIGIVFYIYKARNNEKVEILSKKEDDPFTNFEREWANLNK; this comes from the coding sequence ATGAAGAAGTTTTTCTTATATTCAGCAGGCTTTGTAGCAGCGATTATCGCGTTTGGTTTATTAGCACCGGTTGCTGGATTACTAGTATCAGGCTTACTACTTGCAGCAGGCTTACATTATTACACAGAAAGCACAAGTACTTTTGGAAAAGTAATGAGCTTAGTTGTCGCACTTGCTGGTTTAATAAGCGCATTATCAAACATCCCAGGCTTTATCGGCTTAGTCGCAATCGGAATTGTATTCTACATTTACAAAGCACGTAATAACGAAAAGGTCGAAATTCTCTCTAAAAAAGAAGACGATCCGTTTACAAATTTCGAACGCGAATGGGCTAACTTAAACAAATAA
- a CDS encoding YneF family protein: MTWAWILGIIIALIAGVAIGFYAARQYMMKYLKENPPINEQMIRVMMAQMGRKPSEKQVRQMMSQMNKFQDK, translated from the coding sequence ATGACATGGGCATGGATTTTAGGTATTATTATTGCTTTAATCGCGGGTGTTGCAATCGGTTTCTACGCAGCTCGACAATATATGATGAAGTATTTAAAAGAGAACCCACCTATTAACGAACAAATGATTCGTGTAATGATGGCACAAATGGGACGCAAACCATCTGAAAAGCAAGTACGTCAAATGATGTCGCAAATGAACAAGTTCCAAGATAAATAA